In the Nitrospinota bacterium genome, ACAAGCTTCAGTTACAAAGAGCTGAAAAAAGAGGGATTTATGTTGCTGAAAAGGAAATAGATAATGCTGTAGAAGATGTTAAGAAAAGAAATTCCATATCGGATGAGGATCTGAAGAGACTTCTAAAAGAAGAGGGATTGTCCATAGAGGACTATAGAGAGCGTTTAAAAGAGCAGATTCTTATAACAAGGGTTTTTAATGCCGAGGTCCGGTCAAACGTAGTGGTAACTGAAGAGGAGATAAGAGAATATTATAATGAGCATATAAATAAGTTTACAAAGCCAGCAGAGGTGGAGATAAGACAGATATTATTTTTGAATGACACCAATGCTAGTGACCCCCAAAGAGATGAAAAGGAAGCAAAAGCAAGAGATATTCTTAAGAAGATTCGAGAAGGGGCAGATTTCACCGAGATGGCACGCAGATATTCAGAGGGCCCCTTGGCAGACAAGGGAGGATATATTGGAGGATTCAAAAAAGGAGAGATGATCCCAGCAATTGAGAAAGCGGCCTTTACTTTAAACGAAGGAGAGGTAAGTGATTTAATAAAGACTGAGCAAGGGATTCATATAATTAAAATAGAAAAAAGGATGTTTGATGCTGCCAAACCTTTAGATGAAGTTGGGGAAGAGATTGAAAGAGAGTTATTTAAAGAAAAAATCAAGGCCAAATATGACCAATGGATGGAGGGGCTGAAAAAGGGAGCTGTAATCGAGAGGTTTTTATAGAAAAAATTTTAAAAAATCATAAATAAAAGCTTGCAAAATTATTCAGAAAGGTATAATTTATTACAGAAAAGGAAATTCGTTAAGTAAAAGAGCACTAAACCACTCTTTAAAATAGTCCTGAGAGACTATTAAGGGATGGAGAATGAAGAGATCGAAAAAATTAAATAAGAAAAATCAAAAAATTACAAATTACCTCCTTACAATAGTAGGGAGGTTTTTTTGTGCCTTATTCTTAATGCATGATATAAACTAAATCAAAGAGTATAAGAGGGGAAGATATGGCTGAAGTAATGAATGAAAAAGAGATCAATAGAGCCTTAACGAGGATATCTCATGAGATATTAGAACGGAACAAAGGGTGTAAAAACCTCGTGTTGATAGGGATTAGAACAAGAGGGGTCTATCTGGCTGAGAGAATAAGGTCAAAGATTAAACAGATTGAAGGAGAGGATATTCCCGCAGGAATTATTGACGTTACATTATACAGAGACGATTTACACAGAGAGATTCCCCAGCATATTGTTAGAAAGACAGAGATTCCTTTTTCATTGAAAGATAAAAGAGTGATTCTCGTCGATGACGTTCTCTATACGGGAAGAAGCATAAGGGCTGCACTCAATGCCTTAATAGACTTTGGAAGGCCAAGCGGTATTCAACTTGCTGTTTTAATAGATAGGGGCCACAGGGAGCTTCCTATTAGGGCAGATTATGTAGGGAAAAATCTACCCACCTCTAGAAGAGAGTCTGTTAAGGTAATGTTAAAAGATAAGGATGGTGATGAGAAAGTTATTATAGAGGAGCAGATTCAAGAATGAGAGGAATATAAGTCATGAAAAGAAAACACCTTCTTGGAATTCAAGGGCTAGATAAAAAAGAGATTCTATTTATCCTAGATACAGCAGAATCTTTCAGGGAAATATCCAAAAGAGAGATTAAAAAGGTTCCGACACTTCGCGGAAAGACATTGATCAACTTTTTCTACGAGCCGAGCACAAGGACAAGAACCTCTTTTGAGATAGCCGGAAAACGTTTAAGCGCAGACGTAATTAATATCTCTGCATCTGGGAGCAGCTTGTTTAAAGGAGAGACCCTAAAGGATATGGCGAAAAACTTAGAGGCCATGAATCCTGACATTTTGGTTATCAGACACCCTTGCCCAGGCACACCCCTTTTTTTGGCAAACATTATGGATTGCTCCATTATTAATGCAGGGGATGGCGCCTGCGAACACCCAACCCAAGCGCTTTTAGACCTCTTTACAATTAGAGAAAAAAGGGGGAGGCTTGAGGGGCTTAAGGTGGCTATTATCGGAGATATTTCCCATAGCAGGGTAGCGCGGTCAAATTTCCATGCAATGTTAAAGCTGGGAATGAAGGTGTCGGTTGCAGCTCCCTCAACGATGATTCCTCCATATCTCGAGAGATTTGGGGTTAAGGTATTTAATTTTATGGAAGAAGCCATCAAAGACGTGGATGTCATTATGATGTTAAGGATACAGCTTGAAAGACAGACAAACAATCTCTTCCCGTCTATCAGGGAGTATTCTAGATTTTTTTGCCTCAACCCTGAGAGATTAAAAATGGCTAAAGAGGATGTTCTGATTATGCATCCCGGGCCTCTAAACAGAGGAGTAGAGATAGATCCAGAGGTGGCGGATGGACCTTATTCTATTATACTCAATCAGGTGTCAAATGGAGTGGTGGTTAGAATGGCTATATTATATTTACTGTCCGGAAGGAGTGATGATGATGCTATTGATTAAAAAAGGAAGGGTTTTAGATCCTGCAAGCAAAACAGATGATACGATGGATATTTTAATAAAGGATGGCAAAATAAATTCCATAGAAAAAAACCTCTCAGCTAAAGAGGAAATAGAGGTGATTGATGCCAAGGGAAAGTTGGTGGTTCCAGGTCTTATTGATGTCCATACCCACCTTAGAGAGCCTGGATATGAATATAAGGAAACGATTAAGACAGGCACAGAAGCGGCGGCTGCCGGAGGATTTACCTCGATAGCATGTATGCCCAATACCATGCCAGTAAACGATAATAAATCGGTGACAGATTTTATCATCGCTCAAGCAAGAAACGGAGGGACTGTCAACGTATATCCTGTGGGAGCAGCAACAAAGGGACAGAAGGGCGAGGAGCTTGCTGAGATAGGAGAATTGAAGGAAGCAGGCGTTGTGGCGGTATCCGACGATGGAAGGCCTGTGATGAATAGCGAAGTAATGAGAAGGATCTTAGAATATACAAAGATGTTTAACCTTCCTGTTATATCCCATTGCGAGGATCTTTTTCTTTCCGCTGAGGGGGTAATGAATGAAGGCTATTTTTCAACCTTATTAGGTCTGAAGGGCATTCCGGAAGCTGCAGAAGAGGTTATGGTGGCGAGGGACATAGCCTTAGCAGGGCTAACCAAGGGAAAACTCCACATCGCCCATATAAGCACAAAAGGTTCATTGAGATATATAAAAGAGGCCAAAGAGCGAGGCATTGATGTTACTTGTGAGGTAACCCCCCACCACTTTACATTAACAGAGGATTATCTAAAGGAGTATGATACAAATTACAAAATGAACCCTCCTCTGAGGACAGAGGAAAACAGAGAAGCATTACTGCATGGACTCAGGGACGGGACAATAGATATCATTGCTAGCGATCATGCCCCACATGAGATTACATCAAAAGAGGTAGAATTTGACCACGCTTCTTTTGGGATTATCGGCTTGGAGACCACACTGCCCCTGACACTTAGGCTGGTCCATGAAAAGGTTATTTCCCTAAAAGAGGCAATAGCTAGGCTTACCATCAACCCTTCCAGGCTTCTTAATCTGAACAAGGGGAGCTTAGGAATCGGGAAAGATGCTGATATTACTATCATAGACCTAGAAAAAGAGGAACGCATCGATATTAAAAAATTTAGATCAAAGAGTAAGAACTCCCCTTTTGATGGCTGGAGATTAAAGGGGGTTGTGGAAAAAACAATCGTAGGAGGGAGGATCGTATTTGATAGAGCAGAAAAAGGCTAAGCTTGTTTTGGCTGACGGTACTGTGTTCGAAGGAAGGAGTTTTGGGGCCAGGGGCGAGGCTGTTGGAGAAGTCGTCTTCAATACAAGCATGACGGGCTATCAGGAAATCATGACAGACCCATCCTATAAGGGACAGATCGTTACCATGACCTATCCCTTGATAGGAAACTATGGAGCAAACGAGGAGGACCATGAGTCAATCATGCCCCAGGTTGAGGGGTTTGTTGTTAAAGAGAACAGCCTCTATCCGAGTAATTGGCGCTCCAAAAAGACATTGGATGAATATCTTAAAGAAAATAATATTGTGGGTATCGAAGGTATCGACACAAGGAGCTTAACAAGACATATAAGGGATGTAGGAGCCCAAGAGGGTATTGTCTCTTCAGAAGACCTTGACAGCAAGAGCCTTCTTAGAAAAGCCAAAAAGTCTCCTGGGCTTATTGGAAGGGATCTGGTCAAAGAGGTTACATGCAAAAAGGGATATCAATGGAGCCAAGGGGAATGGTCTCTAAAAAAGGGCTATAAAGAATTCTCTCCTTTAGAAGATAACAAGGAGAGATTTAATGTGGTCGCCTATGACCTGGGAATCAAATACAATATATTGAGGAAACTGGTTGAGGCTGGATGTAATGTTACCGTCGTTCCGGCAGACACAGAGGCAGAGAAGGTATTAGAACTCAATCCGGATGGCATACTCCTCTCCAATGGCCCAGGAGATCCTGAAGGCGTTCCGTATGTAGCGCAAAATGTAAAAAAGCTTTTAGAGAAAAAACCGATTTTTGGTATCTGCCTTGGACATCAGATTCTGGGATTGGCTTTTTTGGGGAAAACCTTTAAGTTAAAATTTGGACACAGGGGTGGCAATCAACCTGTGATGGACTTAAGCACTGAAAAGGTAGAGATTACCTCGCAAAATCATGGATTTGCTGTAGATTCAGAAAGCCTGCCAGACGATATTAGAATAACCCATATCAATCTAAACGACAGAACCGTTGAGGGGCTCATGCATCAAGAGCTACCCATATTTTCTGTTCAGTACCATCCAGAAGCCTCGCCCGGTCCTCATGATGCCTCCTATCTATTCAAGCGTTTTATGGAGAGCATGAGGAAGAGCAAGAAATAACCTCTCTTAATAAGGAATAAGGGCTTGCCAAAGAGAAAAGATATAAAAAGCATACTGCTCATTGGCTCAGGACCGATTGTGATTGGCCAGGCGTGTGAGTTCGATTATTCTGGAACACAGGCCTGCAAAGCCTTAAGAGAAGAAGGGTACAGGGTTGTATTGGCAAACAGCAACCCTGCAACCATTATGACAGACCCAGAGATGGCCCACTCTACCTATATCGAACCGCTTATACCTGATGTTATTGAGAAGATTATTGATAAAGAAAGACCCGATGCCCTGCTTCCAACAATGGGGGGACAGACAGGCCTCAATCTTGCTGTAGCCCTTGCAGAGGGAGGAGTTTTAGAGAGGTACAAAGTAGAGCTAATCGGGGCCAAGCTGGATGCCATCAAAAAGGCTGAGGATAGGGATCTGTTTAAAAGGGCCATGGATAAAATAGGACTTGACCTGCCAAAGAGCGGATATGCCCATTCAAAAAAAGAGGCATGGGAAATAATAAAAGAGATAGGCTTCCCTGCTATTATCAGGCCTTCTTTTACATTGGGGGGGACAGGAGGAAATGTGGCCTATAATGGGGAAGAGTATGAGGAGCATATAGAATGGGGGCTTAGTGCCAGCCCGAGGCACGAGATACTCATTGAACAGTCTGTTTTGGGATGGAAAGAGTATGAGCTTGAGGTGATGCGGGATCTTAAAGACAATGTGGTGATTGTCTGTTCCATTGAAAATCTTGACCCTATGGGAATACATACGGGGGATAGTATTACAGTGGCGCCAGCCCAGACACTTACGGATAAAGAGTATCAGATGATGCGTGATGCGGCAATCGAGATCATTCGAGAGATAGAAGTAGAAACAGGGGGTTCGAATATCCAGTTTGCCGTAAATCCAGAGGACGGAAGGCTGGTGGTGATTGAGATGAATCCGAGGGTATCAAGGAGTTCAGCCCTCGCATCAAAGGCTACAGGCTTTCCTATTGCGAAGTTTGCTGCCAAGCTGGCAATCGGCTATACCTTAGATGAGATACCGAATGATATAACAAAAGAAACACCCGCTTCCTTTGAACCCACCATTGATTATTGCGTGGTAAAGTTTCCAAGGTTTGCCTTTGAAAAGTTTCCTGAGGCCGATCAGACCCTGACAACCCAGATGAAATCTGTAGGAGAAGCGATGTCGATTGGCCGGACCTTTAAAGAGGCCCTGCAAAAAGCGATTCGGTCCCTAGAAATAGATAGCTATGGGTTGGATAGAAGGGAACTGGAAGAAAAGGGAGAGGAGAGGCGAAAGCAGATCATCGAAAAGCTAAAGACCCCTAACTGGGAGAGGGTATGGTACATAGCTGAGGCAATAAGAGAAGGGTTTTTATTGGATGAGATCTTTGAGCTGACAAAGATTGATAGATGGTTTTTATTTAATATCAAAGAGATCGTTGAACTAGAGGAGACCTTGAAAAAAGACTTTAAAATCGCCTCTAGGGAAGAGAGTTCTTTTAAGCTTTTAAAGAAAGCCAAAGAATATGGTTTTTCCGATAAAAAGCTGGCAGAACTTCTTTCTACTGAAGAGGGGACAATAAGAGACTTAAGGAGGGAGAGGGGGATAAAAGCGGTATTCAAAAGGGTGGATACCTGTGGCGCAGAATTTGAGGCCTATACGCCCTACCTCTATTCCACGTATGAGAGAGACTGTGAGGCCATGCCTAGCAATTTAAAAAAGATAGCTATCCTGGGGAGCGGTCCTAACAGGATAGGACAGGGAATAGAGTTTGATTACTGCTGTGTTCACGGAGCCTATGCCCTTAAAGAGGATGGATTTGAGACCATAATGGTTAACTGCAATCCAGAGACGGTGAGCACTGACTACGATACCTCAGACAGGCTCTATTTCGAACCCCTTACCTTTGAAGATGTCATGAATATCATCGAGGTAGAAAGCCCTGATGGAGTAATTGTGCAGTTTGGCGGTCAAACCCCCCTAAAACTGGCTGTTCCGCTTCAAAGAGCGGGTGTTAAGATTATAGGAACCTCTCCTGACAGCATTGACAGGGCTGAAGACAGAGAGAGGTTTAAAGAGCTTCTTTTAAAGCTCGATTTAAAACAGCCAAAAAATGGGATAGCCATTTCTACTGATGGTGCCATTCCTGTGGCCAGGCAGATTGGATTTCCAATTATTGTCAGGCCTTCCTATGTCTTGGGCGGAAGGGCGATGGAGATCGTATATGACGAGATAGAGTTAGAGAAATATATGAGGTTTGCTGTGAAGGCTTCTTTTGACCATCCTGTTCTTATCGATAAGTTCTTAGAGGATGCTATTGAAATAGACGTCGATGCAATCTCTGATGGAACAAGGGTCGTTATCGGAGGCATCATGGAACATATTGAAGAGGCCGGGATCCATTCTGGAGACAGCGCCTGTTCCCTGCCTTCTTATTCCATATCCGAAGGGCTTCTAAGTGAGATATTGAGACAGACAAAACTCCTTGCCTTAGAGCTAAATGTTGTTGGTCTCATCAATATTCAATATGCAATAAGGAATGGGGACATCTATATCCTTGAGGTAAACCCAAGGGCATCAAGAACCATACCCTTTGTCAGCAAGGCTATTGGTGTGCCTTTAGCCAAGCTAGCAGCAAGGGTCATGACCGGAAAGACCTTAGAGGAACTCGGTTTTATCGAGGAGAAAAGGCCCAAGCACTTTTCTGTAAAAGAGGCTATCCTTCCCTTTATAAAATTTCCTGGGGTTGATACGATTTTGGGTCCTGAGATGAAATCTACTGGAGAGGTTATGGGCATCGGTTCCTCTTTTGGCAAGGCTTTTGCTAAATCCCAGCTGAGCGCAAACGGCTCTATCCCAACAGATGGAACAGCATTCCTAAGCGTTAAAGATAAAGACAAGCCCCAAGCTGTTAGGCTAGCCAAGGAACTCTTTTCCATAGGCTTTAAGATTATCGCCACAAGGGGGACAGCAGCGGCCATCAATCAATCAGGCATTCCTGCAGAACCTGTCCTAAAGGTGAAAGAGGGACGACCTCATATTGTGGATAAGATAAAAAATGGTGAGGTAAACCTTGTTATCAATACCCCTATTGGAAAGAGCTCACTCAGGGATTCCTATTCAATAAGGAGAACAGCGCTGGTTTGCAATATCCCCTATTGCACCACCATCCCAGGAGCATTTGCAGCAACCCATGGCATTAAGGCCCTAAAAGAGGGGAAGCTCAGTGTTTCTTCCCTGCAAGAGTATCATCAGGCAAAGGATTTGTTAAGCAAGGCATAAAAAATCTAAAGCCCGATACAATCGGGCTTTATATGAATCTATAAAATCAATAGGTCCTAGCACCTTGAGGGCGCGCAGAGATTTTCTTCATTTTTAGCGGCCCTTCCGCACTTTGTGCAGACAAACTCAGCACCCTTCGCAAGTTTTTTAATAACATCAAAGTCTTCAGCCTTTGCTAGCTGGCACATATGTTTTTCATGACCCAAACACTCCTCTTTTGTAACTTCCGCCATAGAAAATCCTCCTTTCTTATTTAATGAGAGACTCTTTTAAATAAATAATAGATATCATGGGTTCTGTCAATACTTTTCTTCAACCCCCCTTTTTTTGGAAAAATTTTACAGAGATAGCGAAAAACCTTCTTAACTCTTTTAAATCCAATAAGATAAAATGTCTAAAGTAAACAGAAAAATAGACCGATAATATAGGAGATAAATTATAAAGTTTTTGGGGAGTCAGATGGGAGAAGTCTTAGAAAAACAAGACATTGCCTATGCAAAGAATATCATCGATCTTTTCCTTAAAGCCAGAGATTCTCAAGAGATTCATAACGGAAAAAAAGAGGTCTCTTCAAGAATAATCGATGAAATTTATCAGGAATTTTCTCGAATTTTGACCCTAAAGGAAAAATTGAATTTTGGAATCAAAGGGAACAGGATAGAATATGATTCTGAACCGGTCTATGCCAGCATAGAGAAAAAGGACAACCTCGCCCTCTTCTTTTTTAATGACGGAATCAGGGAGATTAGCTTTAAAAAGGGGCTCACCAAGGAAGAAACAAAGAAGTTTGTTAAGATCGTCTCTACAGACTTTGACTCAGAAAGAAAAGAAGATGATGTCGTTACCATTCTTTGGGAGAAGAACTTTCAGCATATTGGCTATGTTGTTGATGAAGCCTATATGACGAGAGATGAGCAAAAGGATATAGAGAAGCTTGTTGATAGGCTTGGCAGGGCTAAAAAGGTCTTTAGGATGTATGCTGAAAACAATCCCGTCCATTCAAAAATCATTAATGACCTTTATGAAATCCTTTCTGATTTTTTAAACATAAAGGATGTATTGAGACTCCATATTGAACAAAACAAAATATTTTTCAAGTCTAAAGAAGTCTATACAAATCCAGAGCGGCAAAGTAACCTCGCCCTCTTCTTTTTTAGGGATGGAATCAGACAGCTTTCCTTTAAAAAGGGACTCACTCTAAAAGAATTAAGAGATTTTCTTAAAATTATCTCTTTTGATTTTGATGTAGATAAGGAAGAGAATGACCTGGTTACATTGATGTGGGAGAAGGAATTTCAACATATTACCTATTATGTTGATGAAAACTTTCTTTCTGAAGGAGATGATTTTGAAGAAAAGGCTGTATCGGAACTTAAAAAAACCTATATAGAACAGGAGGAGAAGGATTTTAAAATTCAAAAAAAACCAATTAAAGAAGAGGATGGAGAAGAAGTTCTTGGCATAGAGATTTCTCCGCTCACAGATAAAGATTACCAATACATTGCTTTGGAGGTTGAGAAGAGCTCTAGGGATAAAACAGAGAGGCTTATGAATACTGCCCTGGGACTTTTTCATGCCACAGAGGACGCCTCTGAATATAAAGATATAGAAAATGCCATAAAAAATACTATAAACTACACCATTGAGACGAGCAAATTTAATATAGTAATTAGGTTTTTAGAAAGATTAAGGGAAGACTATCTTAAAAAGGAAGAAAAATATAGTTTTTCACCTCATTTATCGAATATTGTTTATCATTTAAGTTCAGAAAAAGTCATTGATCTGATTGGACAAATGTTTGATAGGGAAGTTCAGGTCGATGAAGAGACAAAAGAAAAATTTATTTCCCTTCTTGATAAAAGGGCCATTATTCCCTTAGCAAAAAAGCTGGCCGATTTAAAGAGTATCACAGCTACAGAGACCTTTCTTCATGCTTTAACCGTGCTTGGCAAACAGGATATCGATGCCCTTGCAGAGGGTCTTAACAATGAGAACTGGTTTGTTGTAAAGAATATTATCTCGATCTTAAGAGAGATTGGGGATAAAGATGCCTTAGGACGTCTCAAGGAGTGTATAGGGCACAGCGATAAGAGGATAAGAAGGGAAGCGATTAAAATCCTGGCAAAACTCAGCGGAAATGAGGCTTTAGAGACGATTAAGAAGGCCTTGGAGGATGAAGACCCTTTTATACGCTCCCTTGCTATCAAATCTTTAGAAGAGATAGATTCTCAAGAATCAAAGAGAATTATCCTAGAAAAGATTCAAGAGAAAGATTTTCCTCATAAGAGTTATAGCGATAAAAAAGGATATTTTCAGATTCTGTCAAAGACAAAAGACCCCGAAATAAAAAATCTTCTTTTAAAAATTTTTAAAAAGAGAAGCCTTTTCAAAGGTGCAATGCATAATGATACAAAGGCGGTTATTGCATATTATTTTGGGAATACACAATTTAAAGAGGCCCTTCCTTATCTTAATAAATTAAAAAATTCAAGACACAAACTTCTCAGGACCAATGTCAATATAGCAATCAGGAAGATAAAAAATGGTTGATAATCCACAAATACAGGAAGACAGAACGCCAAGAAGCCTCATTAATCATCTGTCCATTCTTCTTAGAAATCTACAGATACATGATCCCAACAACACGGCTGTTAGAGATTCAATCGAGAAATTCATGAAGCTTGTTACCCCTGTTCTCAACTCAGAAAAAGAGCTCAGAATCGACCTCATCGGAGAGTACTTCTATTTGAATAATTCAAGGGTAAAGTTTCCATTGAACCTTCTCCAGAGCTTTGATTTTCTCATAAGTGAGTTCAAAAAGAGAAGGCTTGGGAGCATTATCTTTGGTGAGCATACCAACCTAACAGACATCCAGAGTCTCATCATGGCGCTTCTTGCATCTTCTTCTTCGGGCGATCCTTTGGAATCCATGGAGACAATCCTTAAAGATGTTGACAACATCTGGATTGAGGAGTTCCATGAGGCGAAAGAGACGCAAGTCGTGGACAAAAAAAAGGGTGTTACGAAGGCATATTATAATGTTGTTTCATGTGCGAAGAGCATTGCTGAGCGGATCAAAACAAATGAAAAAATTGAGTTTAAAAAGGCAAAAAGAGCGATTGAACCGATTTTAGATTTGGTCATAGCTGAAGAACCCCTCCTCTATGGAATGACTGCAATAAAGGACTATGATGAGTATACCTATTACCATTCTGTTAATGTGTGCATCTTTTGTGTTACCATTGGCCAGAAGTTAGGTTTAAGCAGGAAGGCATTGAGAGATCTAGGTATCGTTGGCCTTTTTCACGATATCGGAAAGACCCACATCCCCGTTGCTATTCTCAATAAACCAGGCAAATTAAACGAGTACGAATGGAAAATCATGAAAAAGCATCCTTTTGAGGGCTTTAGAGAAATCATCAAAATGAGAAAAGTTGATCAACAGCTTATGAGAATGGCCATGGCTTCCCTAGAACACCATATCAAGTGTGACCTTTCGGGATATCCGAGTGTTAAGCATATATCTGAATTGAATCTTTATTCAAAGATTGTATCCATAGCGGATCAGTATGATGCAATGACATCAGCCCGGGTTTACTCCCGTGAGCCAAAGTCGCCAAACAAGACACTTACTATTATGGTAGAAAACGCTGGTTCTGATCTCGATCCCGTTTTGCTTAAGGTCTTTTTAAATATTGTCGGCACCTTTCCTATCGGCTCTTTTGTTAGTCTCAATACAAAAGAGGTGGGATTTGTACAGGAGTCCAATAAATTCCTTTTTGAAAGGCCAAAGGTTCTTATTATTTTTGACAGCAAAGGGCAAAGAATAGAGAAACCCTTTGTGAAAGACCTCTCTCGAAAGGATGAGCAAGGAAGGTATTTAGGCGCGATAACAAGGACCCTTGATCCGAAAGAGTATAATATAAGCTATGCTGAATATATATTAAACTAGCCTTACCTCTCTTTAGAAATAATCATTCTCCCTTTTTTGGCTTACCCCTTTTGCCTTGACAAATATTATCCTCTCTGTTATCAAAAGGTGCGATAATCTGTTTTTTCATTCCATCCGAAGGGGTTATTTGTGGCTTTTAAGAACCTAAGAGAATTTGTCTCTCGATTAGAAAAAGAAGGGGAGCTAAAGAGGGTTTCTGTTCCAGTTAACCCTGAGCTAGAGATTACTGAGATTGCTGATAGGGTGGTGAAAAGGTCTGGCCCTGCCCTTCTCTTTGAAAGGGTTGTGGGCTCAAAGGTCCCTTTACTCATTAATGCTTTTGGATCGAAAAGGAGGATGGCCCTAGCCCTTGGGGTTGGGGACATAGAAGAGATTGCCAAGGAGATTCAATCTCTTATTGAAACAGAGATTCCATCAGGACTTTTTGATAAGATAAAGACCCTAGCAAGAGCGGCAAAGCTCACCTCTTTTACGCCTGAGATAGTAAAGAATGGAGAGTGTAAGGATGTCATCATAAAAGAGAACCCATCCTTAAATATCTTACCCATTATGAAATGCTGGCCAGAAGACGGAGGGAGATATCTTACCCTTCCACAGGTATTCACCAAAAGCCTCAAAGATGGAAAGAGGAATGTGGGGATGTACAGGATGCAGGTCTTTGATGAGAAAGCAGCTGGGATGCACTGGCATATCCACCACGATGGCGCAAGGCATTTTCAAGAATATAAGAATGCAGGAAAAAGGATGGAGGTTGCTGTTGCTCTTGGTGGGGACCCTGCCCTTACCTATGTGGCTACTGCGCCCCTTCCTCCAAACCTTGATGAAGTCTTGTTTGCGGGGTTCTTAAGGAAAAAGAAGGTTCAGCTCGTTAAAGGGGAGACCATTGATATCGAGGTGCCGGCAAATGCTGATATTATTCTTGAGGGATATGTAGAGCCAGATGAGATGAGAAGGGAAGGCCCTTTTGGAGACCATACGGGCTATTATTCTCTGGCTGATGATTATCCTGTGTTTCATCTGACCTGCATCACCCATAAAAAAGATCCCATCTATCCTTCAACGATCGTTGGAAAGCCACCCATGGAAGATGCCTTTATGGGAAAAGCAACAGAGAGAATATTTTTACCCCTCATAAAGATTCAGATTCCTGAGATTATCGATATCAACTTTCCTATAGAGGGCGTGTTTCATAATCTTGCTATCATCTCCATCGATAAGAGATATCCCTTTCATGCCAGAAAGGTCATGCACAATATCTGGGGAATGGGCCAGATGATGTTTACAAAGACCATTATCATTGTCGATGCTGATATTGATATCCATAACCTTAATGAAGTACTGTGGAGGGTAACCAGCAGCATAGATCCCAGAAGAGATATCACCTTTACTGATGGGCCTGTAGATGTTCTTGATCACGCATCACCTCTTCCAACTGTAGGATCAAAGATGGGAATTGATGCCACAAAAAAATGGAAAGAAGAGGGGTTTAATAGAAAGTGGCCTAGCGAGATTGAGATGTCCAAAGATATTATCGAGCTTGTAGAGAAGAGATGGAAGGAGTATGGTTTTGATTCTCAAGAAAAAAAGGAAAATCTTTGATGTATAGAAAACTCTCTGTCATCTTAGAGGATATAAAGTTTGAGCACACCCTCTTTGCCCTCCCCTTTGCCCTTATGAGCGCATTTATTGCAGCAGGCGGTATTCCGCTTTTGGATAAATTGTTCTGGATATTAGTGGCCATGGGAGGGGCTCGGAGC is a window encoding:
- a CDS encoding HD domain-containing phosphohydrolase; the encoded protein is MVDNPQIQEDRTPRSLINHLSILLRNLQIHDPNNTAVRDSIEKFMKLVTPVLNSEKELRIDLIGEYFYLNNSRVKFPLNLLQSFDFLISEFKKRRLGSIIFGEHTNLTDIQSLIMALLASSSSGDPLESMETILKDVDNIWIEEFHEAKETQVVDKKKGVTKAYYNVVSCAKSIAERIKTNEKIEFKKAKRAIEPILDLVIAEEPLLYGMTAIKDYDEYTYYHSVNVCIFCVTIGQKLGLSRKALRDLGIVGLFHDIGKTHIPVAILNKPGKLNEYEWKIMKKHPFEGFREIIKMRKVDQQLMRMAMASLEHHIKCDLSGYPSVKHISELNLYSKIVSIADQYDAMTSARVYSREPKSPNKTLTIMVENAGSDLDPVLLKVFLNIVGTFPIGSFVSLNTKEVGFVQESNKFLFERPKVLIIFDSKGQRIEKPFVKDLSRKDEQGRYLGAITRTLDPKEYNISYAEYILN
- a CDS encoding menaquinone biosynthesis decarboxylase, yielding MAFKNLREFVSRLEKEGELKRVSVPVNPELEITEIADRVVKRSGPALLFERVVGSKVPLLINAFGSKRRMALALGVGDIEEIAKEIQSLIETEIPSGLFDKIKTLARAAKLTSFTPEIVKNGECKDVIIKENPSLNILPIMKCWPEDGGRYLTLPQVFTKSLKDGKRNVGMYRMQVFDEKAAGMHWHIHHDGARHFQEYKNAGKRMEVAVALGGDPALTYVATAPLPPNLDEVLFAGFLRKKKVQLVKGETIDIEVPANADIILEGYVEPDEMRREGPFGDHTGYYSLADDYPVFHLTCITHKKDPIYPSTIVGKPPMEDAFMGKATERIFLPLIKIQIPEIIDINFPIEGVFHNLAIISIDKRYPFHARKVMHNIWGMGQMMFTKTIIIVDADIDIHNLNEVLWRVTSSIDPRRDITFTDGPVDVLDHASPLPTVGSKMGIDATKKWKEEGFNRKWPSEIEMSKDIIELVEKRWKEYGFDSQEKKENL